The Lynx canadensis isolate LIC74 chromosome D1, mLynCan4.pri.v2, whole genome shotgun sequence genome has a segment encoding these proteins:
- the LOC115526150 gene encoding olfactory receptor 52B4-like, with protein MASFNHTGVNHIVFYLLGIPGREDLHIWISIPLLISYVFALLGNGLLIYIILTKSSLHEPMYLFLCMLAGVDIVFATTTEPKALAIFWFNNREISLNSCIAQLYFQHSSFISESGILLIMAFDRYIAICYPLRYTMILTHSLIGKIGVAVFLRAHCTIFPMIFLLKRLTFCRNNILPHTFCEHIGLAKYACDDIRVNIWYGFFVLMSTVILDIVLIFVSYTLILHAVYRIPSRDARHKALNTCGSHVCVIVLFYGPGIFSVLTQRFGRHIPLHVHILLANVSMLAPPMLNPIIYGVKIKQIRDQVVYVLFPKQK; from the coding sequence ATGGCTAGCTTCAATCACACTGGTGTTAACCATATAGTCTTCTATCTGCTGGGCATTCCAGGCCGAGAAGACCTACACATATGGATTTCCATCCCCTTACTCATCTCCTATGTCTTTGCTCTTCTTGGAAATGGTCTGCTCATCTATATTATCCTCACCAAGAGCAGCCTCCATGAGCCTATGTATCTTTTCCTCTGTATGCTGGCTGGAGTTGACATTGTCTTTGCCACAACCACAGAACCCAAGGCATTGGCAATTTTTTGGTTCAATAATAGGGAGATCTCTCTTAATAGCTGCATTGCCCAGCTCTACTTCCAGcattcctccttcatttctgagtCTGGCATCTTGCTGATTATGGCATTTGACCGCTACATTGCAATATGTTACCCACTGAGGTACACCATGATACTCACTCATTCTCTGATAGGGAAAATTGGTGTGGCTGTTTTCTTGAGAGCACATTGTACAATTTTCCCCATGATATTTCTTCTGAAGAGACTCACTTTTTGCAGAAATAACATCCTACCACATACATTCTGTGAACACATTGGTTTGGCCAAGTATGCCTGTGATGATATCCGTGTAAACATCTGGTATGGATTTTTTGTCCTAATGTCCACAGTGATCCTAGACATTGtcctcatttttgtttcctataCTCTGATACTCCATGCTGTCTACCGTATCCCTTCCCGAGATGCTCGCCACAAAGCTCTCAACACATGTGGCTCCCATGTCTGTGTCATTGTCCTTTTTTATGGGCCTGGGATCTTCTCGGTTCTCACTCAGCGCTTTGGACGTCACATCCCACTACATGTCCACATTCTGTTGGCCAATGTCAGCATGCTTGCTCCACCGATGCTGAATCCTATCATTTATGGGGTCAAAATAAAACAGATACGAGACCAAGTAGTTTATGTGTTGTTTCCAAAGCAGAAATGA